CCGCCTGTAACGCGTCATTGATAGTGGTGAAGTTGCCGCTGCCGTCCTTGGCCACTGTCAGATTGACTTTAGTTTGGTTCAGGGGCGCCTGTAGCAATGCCCTGTCCTTCTTCTTCAACCAAGTCGGGAACCCAGCTCCACTCTTCACCGGCGTCCCAAACTCTCCCTCCTCCTCCTGGAACACTGCACCTGCCGCTGCTTGCTGCTTCTTGACTCTCTTAAGCATGGCTAGCGAATTGCTGACGTGGTGGGAAATCTTGCGAAGCCTTCCCTCGATGAACTCCCTGATGTACTTCCTCCTCGAGAAAGCGAAACCATCTAGACATGTGTCCTGATTGGTCATTGCGGCGCTGAAGAGCGTCTGCAGGTCCATGTAGTGCTGGAGAGCAGATTTGTTGGAGGAAAGATCGGAGATGGCGGCCTTCAGCTGAGCCACGGTGTCGTCCAGGAGCTGCAGGCAGTCTTCCAGAGCTCGACGGTCCAGCGGGTCCAGATTCTGTAACTTTCTGCGAATGCGGGTGCAATTTTGTTTGGAGTCCCTGACCTCGAACACGGTGGAGTTAACCATGCCTGAAATGATCTCCGGGAGCGTCCTCTGGCGAAGATCCGGGAATGTGGCCAGCGTGGAGACGCAGAGGTCTGGGTAGAAGGTGTCCTGGCATGTTGAGTGAGCAATTTGAAGGTGTTGGTGGACGTGAATACTACTTTTACTGCTGGTGGTGGTgctagtagtagtagtagtagtagtatgtGATGGTGATGGATGTTGTAGCACTGCGTTGGTGTTTGTGACCAGGGAGAAGAGGGCCAGCAGAACAAGAAGTGCCAGCAGAGCGGCGAAAGTGAGCTGGAGTAGCTTTGTCTTGTTTTTGATGCCGCCCATTTTGAGTGGTGGCATTCCGCAGCTAAGCTGGTTAGCAGGTTAGAGTTTTGAGTGTCGGCGGTGTTTGAGAATCTGTGACTGTGAGGAGGTTCCCCCATTCTGTTGGGAGGATATATAGATTAGAATATTAGATGCTgttgttttgtattttaaaaCTCAGCTCGGACCGTCCGGTCGAACCAATTGAACAGTTGATCGGGTGATTGTCCGAGTCCAGTTATGCTTCGAATCCAGTAGGGCTAACAAATCGCTTCATTTAGTGAAGCCCAGTTGATTGGGAGGGTCCAACTAGTGAACCGTCAAATcggaacaaattttttttaaatcagtCCGGTTAATtcaattggtcaaaatttttataaaaaagcaaaagtaaaaaaaatccTAGAAACTAATTAGATAGCCCCAACTTATAGTCGATTCAAGTCAAAATCAAGACTCCAATCatcttcctttcttttatttcttatttttcacctaattttcttcaatttcttctctTCCTAATTATCCCTCTCTTCATCATCTCATCATTAATCTCTCAAATTCCTTCAATAAAGTTCAATTTTGTGCCTAAACTGTATGTGTAGGTTTGATTTCCTAatctatgatttttttttgttttactttgtaatttactaattttttaaagTAAGATTCTTATTGTTTTGGTGTCAAGCTTGTCATATTGATATAATTATAGCTctttttttcttacttttcttttattttgctttgtcTCTTTGCTTgtcttttagtttattttattataaacTTATTAGCAAAAGGACTATACTTATGATCATGTGTCTAAACCTTTATAGTGGGATGTAAATTGCAGATATGATAAAATTAGcaatatataatttatttttatttaaatatGACGACACTAGCCAAAAACAGTCAGTCCAATATTTGAACTAGTGACTTGTGGCCCAATGACTTTTCCGATTCAATGAACGATCTTGGTTTTAAAACCTTGGTAGATAAGGTATAAATATGTTGAGGTGCgatggaaaaaaatttaaaatgactAATTTTAAATCCCTCAAATAGAGGAAGCTGTAACTTGTGAGGCCCCGTATCTTGTTTTCCTCTTGACTGTCTGGGAAATGTATTGTACTCTTCTGGAGTTTTGATAATTTCCTATCATCAATTTGACACTCAAGGTACATATTTAGAATAAATTATATCCTTACAACTTAAGGTACATATTTCTGAGAGAAACAATTAAAACGTTTGCTAAATAAATTAACCATAATTTAGAATTAAAAAACAACTAACTTGCTATATAAAAAGGTAATCGATACTAGGTGCACTTTTTCTATTAATGTACTTGATAGATAAAAGGAGTCATATATGATGTACGTGATAAATAGAAGGATTTAGACATGAAAAATAATTaagttatttaaaaactaaattaatCATAATTTGATTATGTTAAAAAGGGCTCCAATAGTAGACTAACTTTTTTATGTACTTGATGATTAAAAGGAATTGGGTATGAGGAAACTTCGATTCTGTTGTTTCTTCTTATTAACATAGTGCTAATAAGAATCTTAGGGTAAGaaaaaagatatttattttgttaaaatttaaaagttgttATTTTTTGCTTGTAGATGATGAAACTTTTTTGTTAATCATGTGTAATAATGGCCccataattgaaataaaaagCTAGAGTGAATCGTTAAATGAACGATTATTATATGTGAGGGAAACTTTTGGAATTAAATGAACTTCTCacacctaaaattatttttattattgctttttttaattggaataaattattaaaaagatGTAGGTTTCAACGAATTATTCATATTTTCAAAATCTTAGGGAATGACAGAAAAGTTGTAGAAACTTGaagagaggtttttgaaattatccaaTTGAATAACAGATTCACAAAAGATGCAAAGCAGCTACAATTTATACATGCTTCACGCTTGTATTAATTGGAGTTGGTGGAACCAGGTTTTGCATCAGTTCGTTGGTTAATGTTATACAAGAAGCCGGTGTctatacaaaagaaaaaaaaaaaaaaaacaaaggcaactttcaatttttgtttttgatattCTATTCTATTATAAGTAGGAGTCTTGATGAAGAGAATGATAGGGGAAGACGACTCCTGCTACTGTTTTTGTGATGTGTCTGTCTACTGCTGCTACTCTTTGACGGAATTGATGTTGGCAGGATTCGAACTTGACCAACACCTTTGGAAGAAAGTTTAGAGTTATTTGTATCCTTTAGGATCCATTACAAAAGGTATCGGAAGGTATAACATATGATTCGTT
This portion of the Coffea eugenioides isolate CCC68of chromosome 11, Ceug_1.0, whole genome shotgun sequence genome encodes:
- the LOC113752946 gene encoding pectinesterase-like, with product MPPLKMGGIKNKTKLLQLTFAALLALLVLLALFSLVTNTNAVLQHPSPSHTTTTTTTSTTTSSKSSIHVHQHLQIAHSTCQDTFYPDLCVSTLATFPDLRQRTLPEIISGMVNSTVFEVRDSKQNCTRIRRKLQNLDPLDRRALEDCLQLLDDTVAQLKAAISDLSSNKSALQHYMDLQTLFSAAMTNQDTCLDGFAFSRRKYIREFIEGRLRKISHHVSNSLAMLKRVKKQQAAAGAVFQEEEGEFGTPVKSGAGFPTWLKKKDRALLQAPLNQTKVNLTVAKDGSGNFTTINDALQAAPNSSTTRFVIYIKAGAYYEYIEVESRKKMIMFLGDGIGKTVIKGNRSVGAGWTTFRSSTVAVVGDGFIARGITVENYAGPSQHQAVALRSGSDLSAFYQCSFIGYQDTLYVHSLRQFYRECDVYGTVDFIFGNAAVVFQLCNLYARRPNPNQQNLFTAQGREDPNQNTGISILNCKVAAAADLLPVLSSFRSYLGRPWREYSRTVYLLSNMESLIDPAGWLPWNGSFALSTLFYGEYKNRGPGSNTTARVKWPGYRVITNTTVASQFTVGNFIQGTAWLPNTGIPFYPNLTPS